Proteins encoded together in one Desulfosporosinus meridiei DSM 13257 window:
- a CDS encoding potassium-transporting ATPase subunit F → MGDMILGGFVAIGLLIYLSYTLMKAEEL, encoded by the coding sequence ATGGGGGATATGATTTTGGGCGGCTTTGTAGCTATAGGTCTTTTAATATATCTAAGTTACACACTGATGAAAGCGGAGGAATTGTAA
- a CDS encoding methyl-accepting chemotaxis protein — protein MFKRIFNVYSVRGKTMLTILPIIVLTFVAMSGISYKYSESLLRNEIQNKMSAKLQGTIEGIEKQLTEHGTLVQGMVSTVDSVGGSLSQEQYTDLFKKTIASGKVTFGMGVFYEPYAYREDVKYYGPYVYKEKDKVIYTDEYSDEKYDYPGQDWYKTGKNSKEKIAWTDPYFDDVTKVTMLTAVAPLYDKQGAFIGVATGDLDFVTLQKLISEIRLNIKADVYLLNKEGQYLANPDPSKVMQGKITEDTNKSLSDAAKTMFSGQEGSFTYSRDGTRQVYYAPVPGFGWTLAIDVSEADLLAPLNALLYQMLIIFILTILIASTALFLYSRYIVKNIKLVNQFAEALVQGDFSHSIRVQSKDEFGQMTENLNIMMGNFKTIILEIVNSSQQLAASAEELNASADEGGKTTEQIVRSIQEVSDGVQQKLTGVDATVFSAQQVSAHMQTITLDIQKVTDGARATSEKAAIGNSVVGKAVDEMQAISSTVKEAADVVNNLGVKSGEIGQIVALITNIASQTNLLALNAAIEAARAGEQGRGFAVVADEVRKLAEQSSDAAGKISGLVNEIQKETTKAVNTMNNGTVAAQDGIHMINSAGEAFQDILQGVNDFSKQAQSVADVVQEVGVSTETIVTSIMEVANIPKKIAGSLENVVAGTEEQSASMEEIRRAATSLAQMATDFQGSVTMFKL, from the coding sequence GTGTTTAAAAGGATTTTCAATGTTTATAGTGTTCGGGGCAAGACGATGCTTACAATTTTGCCTATAATCGTATTAACCTTCGTAGCTATGTCTGGGATTAGTTACAAGTATTCTGAATCACTGCTTAGGAATGAGATCCAAAACAAGATGAGCGCTAAATTACAGGGAACAATAGAGGGTATCGAGAAACAATTAACGGAACATGGTACTTTAGTTCAAGGTATGGTCAGTACAGTAGACTCTGTCGGTGGTAGCCTAAGCCAAGAGCAGTATACTGATTTATTTAAGAAAACAATCGCATCCGGTAAAGTAACCTTTGGGATGGGCGTGTTTTATGAGCCTTATGCCTACAGGGAAGACGTTAAGTATTATGGCCCCTATGTTTATAAAGAAAAAGATAAAGTGATCTATACAGATGAATATAGTGATGAAAAATATGACTACCCTGGCCAAGACTGGTATAAAACCGGTAAGAACTCAAAAGAAAAGATTGCATGGACAGATCCATACTTTGATGATGTTACAAAGGTCACCATGCTCACTGCCGTCGCACCGTTGTACGATAAGCAAGGAGCTTTTATAGGGGTAGCTACAGGAGATCTTGATTTTGTTACTCTGCAAAAACTAATTAGTGAGATCCGTTTAAATATCAAGGCGGACGTTTACCTTTTGAACAAAGAGGGGCAGTATCTGGCCAATCCAGACCCATCTAAAGTAATGCAAGGGAAGATTACAGAGGACACTAACAAAAGCTTGAGCGATGCCGCCAAAACCATGTTCAGTGGTCAAGAAGGATCGTTTACATACTCACGAGACGGGACAAGACAGGTTTATTATGCACCAGTTCCAGGATTCGGCTGGACACTAGCTATTGATGTTTCAGAGGCTGATTTATTAGCTCCTTTGAATGCTTTGTTATATCAGATGCTCATAATATTTATACTAACAATCTTAATTGCCAGTACAGCTCTTTTTCTTTATAGCCGCTACATCGTTAAGAATATTAAATTGGTGAACCAGTTTGCAGAGGCTCTCGTACAAGGCGATTTCAGCCACAGCATTAGGGTTCAATCTAAAGATGAGTTTGGCCAGATGACAGAAAACCTTAACATTATGATGGGAAATTTTAAGACGATTATCCTGGAAATTGTCAACAGTTCACAGCAGTTAGCTGCTTCAGCAGAAGAGTTAAACGCCAGTGCCGACGAGGGTGGCAAAACGACTGAACAAATTGTGAGATCCATTCAGGAAGTTTCCGACGGGGTACAACAAAAGCTGACGGGAGTTGATGCTACGGTATTTTCAGCGCAACAAGTTTCTGCGCATATGCAAACTATAACTCTGGATATCCAAAAAGTTACAGATGGAGCGCGTGCGACCTCCGAGAAGGCTGCCATAGGTAATAGTGTCGTTGGGAAAGCGGTTGACGAGATGCAAGCGATAAGTAGTACCGTCAAGGAAGCAGCTGATGTTGTCAATAATCTGGGAGTAAAATCCGGAGAGATTGGTCAGATAGTAGCACTTATCACCAATATTGCTTCCCAAACGAATCTGCTGGCTCTCAATGCAGCGATTGAAGCAGCACGGGCAGGGGAGCAAGGACGAGGGTTTGCGGTAGTTGCTGACGAAGTTCGAAAACTTGCCGAACAGTCCAGTGATGCAGCCGGAAAAATCAGTGGATTGGTTAACGAGATTCAAAAGGAGACTACGAAGGCAGTTAACACCATGAACAATGGAACTGTTGCGGCCCAAGACGGGATTCACATGATTAATTCCGCAGGTGAAGCTTTCCAAGATATCTTGCAGGGAGTCAACGACTTTTCAAAACAGGCCCAGTCCGTTGCTGACGTAGTTCAGGAAGTTGGGGTAAGTACCGAGACAATTGTTACCTCAATCATGGAGGTTGCAAACATTCCTAAGAAAATTGCAGGTAGTCTGGAAAATGTGGTGGCAGGGACAGAGGAACAGAGTGCTTCTATGGAGGAAATCCGTAGGGCGGCAACCTCTCTGGCTCAAATGGCAACAGACTTTCAAGGTAGTGTCACAATGTTTAAGCTATAA
- a CDS encoding sensor histidine kinase: MKKEKRIDPDELLASLEKEGLGKLTIFLGAAAGVGKTYAMLEAAKEKLSEGMDVVVGLAETHGRAETKALLEGLPVIPTKPQDYKGKTFYEMDLDAILARRPQIALVDELAHTNVAGSRHKKRFMDVQELLAAGINVYTTLNIQHLETLNDIVAQITGVTVRETVPDQILETAFQIQLIDIPPEELIQRLKDGKVYVAGQATEALKNFFRPGNINALRELALRYTAKKVDRQLESYMRVHGIAGPWPTGEKVLVCISASPFSAKLIRVAKRMAASQNAEWFAVHVEPHLHRLSGNEADRDSMAKNLRLAEQLGAEIIGLTGDDIAEEILHLAAKRNVSQIIIGKPEHTRFWTFVHGSVVDKVIRHSQGISIHVIPGSQQETGQRNYPAERVKKKGISPQLVHSSSVPYILAPLLMTLMISIITPISSFLGIVNISMLFLLPVLISAARWGRLPAVITAAMGAITLDFFFVPPIFTFTVADIRYVLSFAIFMLVGIITGTLSDRLKKQINYSRQRENRVSALYALSRDIAAVSQLDDVLESIVNNVSSTLEGQVVLLLPNEKGKLVLQRDSGLNNFLNDSELAVASWVFDKGRKAGKGTETLGAATALYLPLSTEQGVQGVLGICFNTTEVQFDSERIRLLEAFAGLTAMAINRIKLSEQARRTLCQSHSCY, from the coding sequence ATGAAAAAGGAGAAACGAATAGACCCCGATGAGCTGCTGGCCAGCCTTGAGAAGGAGGGTCTCGGGAAACTTACGATTTTCCTGGGAGCCGCCGCCGGGGTCGGAAAAACCTATGCTATGCTCGAAGCAGCTAAGGAAAAGTTGTCAGAAGGAATGGATGTAGTTGTGGGTTTGGCAGAAACTCACGGGAGAGCGGAAACTAAGGCGCTGCTTGAAGGGTTACCCGTAATTCCCACAAAACCTCAGGATTATAAAGGCAAGACTTTTTATGAAATGGACTTAGATGCCATTTTAGCAAGACGTCCCCAAATTGCCTTGGTTGACGAACTTGCCCATACCAATGTAGCAGGCTCCCGGCATAAAAAACGTTTCATGGATGTTCAAGAATTGTTGGCAGCTGGAATCAATGTATATACTACTTTAAACATCCAACACTTAGAGACTCTAAACGATATAGTAGCTCAGATCACAGGAGTAACGGTGCGGGAAACTGTTCCTGACCAGATCTTAGAAACCGCGTTCCAAATCCAACTTATTGATATACCTCCTGAAGAGTTAATTCAACGACTTAAAGATGGTAAGGTCTATGTCGCCGGACAGGCGACCGAGGCCTTGAAAAACTTTTTTCGCCCAGGGAATATTAATGCGCTAAGGGAGTTAGCCCTTCGTTATACCGCCAAAAAAGTAGATCGCCAACTGGAATCTTATATGCGGGTCCATGGAATAGCCGGTCCCTGGCCCACTGGGGAAAAGGTTTTAGTATGTATAAGTGCCAGCCCTTTTTCAGCTAAGTTAATTCGTGTAGCCAAAAGGATGGCGGCAAGTCAAAATGCGGAATGGTTTGCGGTACATGTGGAACCCCACCTGCACCGCCTTTCCGGAAATGAAGCTGATAGGGATTCTATGGCCAAAAACCTTCGTTTGGCAGAACAATTAGGTGCCGAAATCATTGGTCTTACAGGGGATGACATAGCCGAAGAGATTTTGCATTTAGCTGCAAAGCGCAATGTATCACAGATAATTATTGGTAAACCGGAGCATACTCGCTTTTGGACTTTTGTCCACGGTTCGGTCGTTGACAAAGTGATACGACATAGTCAAGGTATAAGTATTCACGTTATCCCAGGGAGTCAACAAGAAACAGGGCAAAGAAATTACCCTGCAGAAAGGGTAAAGAAAAAGGGGATCAGTCCTCAATTAGTGCATTCTTCATCGGTGCCTTATATTTTAGCGCCTTTGCTAATGACATTGATGATTTCAATTATTACCCCCATAAGTTCCTTTCTTGGAATCGTAAATATTTCGATGCTCTTTCTCCTACCTGTCTTAATCAGTGCTGCCCGCTGGGGAAGACTTCCTGCAGTTATCACAGCAGCTATGGGAGCGATAACCTTGGATTTCTTTTTCGTTCCGCCTATTTTTACGTTTACTGTTGCTGATATCCGTTATGTGCTAAGTTTCGCGATCTTTATGCTGGTGGGCATCATTACGGGAACTCTTTCTGATCGCTTGAAGAAGCAAATCAATTATTCACGGCAGCGAGAGAATAGGGTTTCGGCCCTGTATGCTCTAAGTCGGGATATTGCAGCAGTGAGTCAATTAGATGATGTGCTGGAGAGTATTGTAAATAATGTTTCAAGCACATTGGAGGGGCAAGTTGTATTGCTACTGCCCAATGAAAAGGGAAAATTAGTATTGCAAAGAGACTCGGGATTGAATAACTTCTTAAATGATAGCGAGTTGGCAGTTGCTAGTTGGGTTTTTGATAAAGGGCGAAAAGCGGGGAAAGGAACGGAAACTTTAGGTGCTGCTACGGCTTTGTATTTGCCCCTGAGTACAGAACAGGGAGTTCAAGGGGTTCTGGGTATTTGTTTTAATACAACAGAAGTGCAATTCGACTCAGAGCGTATTCGCTTATTAGAGGCTTTTGCCGGGTTAACTGCTATGGCAATTAACAGGATCAAATTGTCAGAACAGGCGAGGCGAACCCTATGCCAAAGTCATAGTTGTTACTAA
- a CDS encoding Dabb family protein, whose protein sequence is MIANNVLLKLKNPNKDVSEVQSRLLSMKGKIDVLLDIQVEENIRPEDSAYDVLFITKFASMEDLDVYLAHPAHLKVSKFIGSVLDTLASLCYELK, encoded by the coding sequence ATGATTGCAAACAATGTACTGTTGAAGCTGAAAAATCCGAACAAAGATGTAAGTGAGGTGCAGTCCCGGCTTCTTAGTATGAAAGGAAAAATTGATGTTCTTTTGGACATACAGGTTGAAGAAAACATACGTCCTGAGGATAGTGCTTACGATGTATTATTCATCACGAAGTTTGCATCCATGGAAGATTTAGATGTATATCTTGCCCATCCGGCACATTTGAAAGTTTCTAAATTTATCGGCAGTGTCCTGGATACGCTGGCCTCTCTGTGTTATGAGTTGAAATAG
- a CDS encoding response regulator transcription factor, which translates to MRKLIYLADDDENIRGLINMFLSNEGFEVKSFANGDDLLAAFLQKPADLVILDIMMPGTDGLSVCTQIRNCSNTLIIIVSARDNEIDRITGITLGSDDYMTKPFSPMELMARVKALFRRLELDTGGSSRHILTAGNLIINAATREAKVDGSQFDLTPTELALMVYLMQNSTRAVSRDELLKNVWMFDFEVDSRATDDVVKRLRKKLAAVKCSAKIESVWGFGFKLSEGGE; encoded by the coding sequence ATGAGAAAATTAATCTACCTGGCGGATGATGATGAAAATATCCGCGGCTTAATTAATATGTTTCTGTCTAATGAAGGCTTTGAAGTGAAATCTTTTGCCAATGGGGATGACTTACTTGCGGCGTTTTTGCAAAAGCCTGCCGATTTAGTCATTCTTGACATCATGATGCCGGGGACAGACGGACTTTCTGTATGTACACAGATTCGAAATTGCAGTAATACCCTGATTATTATTGTGTCCGCAAGAGACAATGAAATCGACCGGATAACAGGGATTACACTTGGTTCGGATGATTACATGACAAAGCCTTTTTCTCCTATGGAACTGATGGCCAGAGTCAAAGCATTGTTCCGCAGATTGGAATTAGATACAGGCGGCAGTTCCAGGCACATTTTGACAGCCGGCAATTTAATTATCAATGCCGCCACCCGAGAAGCAAAAGTAGATGGAAGTCAGTTTGATCTGACTCCGACGGAGTTGGCTTTAATGGTATATTTAATGCAAAACAGCACACGTGCCGTATCCCGGGATGAGCTCTTGAAAAATGTTTGGATGTTTGATTTTGAGGTTGACTCCCGGGCCACAGATGATGTGGTGAAACGTCTGCGCAAAAAGCTTGCCGCAGTCAAGTGCAGTGCAAAAATCGAATCTGTCTGGGGATTTGGATTCAAACTGAGTGAAGGGGGTGAATAA
- the kdpA gene encoding potassium-transporting ATPase subunit KdpA: MSNDFIQLIVFFVVLFALAIPLGLYMAKVFQGEKTFLDPIMGPLEAFIYRICGIDAQKEMNWWEYALSLLVFSFVGLFTLFILQLGQGYLPLNPQGFGGLKWDLAWNTAVSFTTNTNWQAYGGESTMSYLSQMAGLTVHNFVSAAAGIAVVVALIRGLSRHQAKTIGNFWVDLTRTILWILLPISLVGGMLLVSQGVIQNLSPYLTVKTLQGANQTLAMGPVASQEAIKMLGTNGGGFMNANSAHPFENPTPFSNLVEMLLLLLIPVGLTFSFGKMLKDAKQGKVIFGAMLILLVLTLGTTYSTEIAGNPLVSKIGITGSSVMEGKEVRFGVVNSALWATITTATSCGAVNAMHDSLTPLGGLSPMLQMMLGEVVFGGVGSGLYAMLLFVILTVFIIGLMVGRTPEYVGKKIESFEMKMAILAVLIPSACILLGSALAVLITAGTSSILNPGPHGLSEILYAFSSATGNNGSAFAGLNVNTVFYNIILSVCMLIGRFSPIVLVLAIAGSMAGKKITPAGAGTFQTTGGLFSGLLAGVVLIVGALTFFPALALGPIVEHLLMLAGKAF, encoded by the coding sequence ATGAGTAACGATTTTATTCAACTGATCGTGTTTTTTGTAGTGCTCTTTGCTTTGGCCATTCCGCTTGGTCTGTATATGGCTAAGGTATTCCAGGGGGAGAAGACCTTTTTGGATCCGATCATGGGACCGTTGGAAGCGTTTATCTACCGAATATGTGGAATTGATGCCCAAAAGGAAATGAATTGGTGGGAGTATGCTTTATCCCTTTTGGTCTTTAGTTTTGTTGGTCTTTTTACTCTATTTATCCTTCAACTGGGTCAAGGGTACTTGCCTCTTAACCCACAAGGGTTTGGAGGACTGAAATGGGATTTAGCCTGGAATACAGCAGTGAGTTTCACAACTAACACCAACTGGCAGGCCTATGGCGGTGAATCTACAATGAGTTATCTGAGTCAAATGGCTGGCTTAACGGTTCATAACTTTGTTTCGGCTGCCGCCGGAATAGCTGTTGTGGTCGCTCTGATACGGGGTTTAAGCCGCCACCAAGCTAAAACAATAGGTAACTTCTGGGTAGATCTAACTCGTACTATATTGTGGATACTATTACCGATATCCTTGGTGGGAGGAATGTTATTAGTTTCGCAAGGGGTGATTCAAAACTTATCTCCCTATCTCACAGTCAAAACTCTTCAAGGAGCGAATCAGACCTTAGCTATGGGGCCGGTGGCCTCTCAGGAAGCGATCAAAATGTTAGGTACCAATGGTGGCGGATTCATGAACGCTAACTCGGCTCATCCTTTCGAAAACCCTACCCCCTTTAGCAATCTTGTAGAGATGCTGTTATTGCTGCTTATTCCGGTAGGCTTAACGTTTTCCTTTGGCAAGATGTTAAAGGATGCCAAGCAGGGGAAGGTCATCTTTGGGGCGATGTTGATTTTGTTGGTCTTAACCCTAGGCACGACCTATAGTACCGAAATAGCGGGCAACCCTTTGGTTAGCAAGATTGGAATAACTGGTTCTTCTGTAATGGAAGGAAAGGAAGTCCGGTTTGGAGTTGTCAACTCGGCCTTGTGGGCCACGATAACCACTGCGACATCCTGCGGTGCGGTCAATGCTATGCATGATAGTCTTACTCCTCTTGGAGGACTGTCGCCTATGCTTCAGATGATGTTGGGTGAAGTTGTGTTCGGCGGTGTCGGGTCAGGTTTATATGCTATGTTGCTGTTTGTGATTTTGACGGTATTTATAATTGGTCTTATGGTCGGCCGAACGCCGGAATACGTAGGTAAAAAGATAGAGTCTTTTGAGATGAAGATGGCCATCCTGGCTGTGCTTATTCCTTCGGCCTGCATTTTATTAGGCAGCGCCTTGGCTGTGCTAATTACGGCAGGTACCTCCTCCATCCTCAACCCCGGACCTCATGGTTTAAGTGAAATACTTTATGCTTTTTCTTCTGCAACAGGCAATAACGGGAGCGCCTTCGCCGGGCTAAACGTCAACACTGTTTTTTACAATATCATCCTTAGCGTATGTATGCTTATAGGCCGCTTTAGCCCAATTGTGCTGGTTTTGGCCATCGCGGGTAGTATGGCCGGCAAAAAAATAACCCCAGCTGGTGCTGGGACTTTTCAGACAACGGGAGGCTTATTTTCCGGTCTCTTGGCAGGTGTGGTTTTGATTGTGGGAGCCTTGACCTTTTTTCCTGCTCTAGCTCTGGGGCCCATCGTTGAGCACCTATTAATGTTGGCTGGCAAGGCCTTTTAA
- the kdpB gene encoding potassium-transporting ATPase subunit KdpB, which produces MSTSSNFNRSILARAIKESFAKLNPRVLWTNPVMLVVEILAVLTTYFTLRDIALQSKTFGFDVQIAAWLWITVLFANFAEALAEGRGKAQADSLRKTRSETIAKKLVREKVENISASQLAKGDIVLVETGEMIPGDGEIIEGIASVDESAVTGESAPVIRESGGDRNAVTGGTRVLSDWIKVKITANPGETFLDRMISLVEGAKRRKTPNEIALTTLLLGLTIVFLLAVATLEAYAIYSGATLSIPVLAALLVCLIPTTIGGLLSAIGIAGMDRLLKRNVLAMSGRAVEAAGDVGVLLLDKTGTITLGNRMATEFVPAPGESPEKLADAAQLSSLADETPEGRSIVILAKEKFNLRERDITDLGANFVPFSAQTRMSGVDLQGREIRKGAMDTIEKYLREKGGEMAPEVKAAIEGIAKKGGTPLVVAEGNQALGVIYLKDVVKGGINERFAQLRRMGIATVMITGDNPLTAAAIAAEAGVDDFLAEATPEQKLKLIREYQAKGQLVAMTGDGTNDAPALAQSDVGVAMNSGTQAAKEAGNMVDLDSNPTKLIEIVEIGKQLLMTRGSLTTFSIANDIAKYFAIIPALFVVTYPELGVLNIMGLATPQSAILSAVIFNALIIVALVPLALRGIAYRPLGANVILRRNLLIYGLGGLIVPFIGIKLIDMLLVMLGLS; this is translated from the coding sequence ATGAGTACAAGTTCAAATTTTAACCGTTCAATCTTAGCAAGGGCTATTAAAGAATCATTTGCAAAATTAAATCCTCGGGTCTTATGGACTAATCCCGTCATGTTAGTGGTAGAAATCTTGGCGGTATTGACCACTTATTTTACCCTTAGAGATATTGCTTTGCAGTCTAAAACATTTGGATTTGACGTGCAGATCGCAGCCTGGTTATGGATTACTGTTCTTTTTGCCAATTTTGCAGAAGCTCTGGCTGAGGGAAGAGGGAAGGCACAGGCTGATTCCCTTCGGAAAACAAGGAGTGAAACCATCGCTAAAAAGTTGGTCAGAGAAAAAGTAGAAAATATTTCTGCTTCGCAATTAGCTAAGGGTGATATCGTTCTTGTTGAGACAGGGGAGATGATCCCTGGCGATGGGGAAATTATTGAGGGCATTGCTTCCGTCGATGAAAGTGCGGTCACCGGGGAATCTGCTCCCGTGATCCGGGAATCGGGCGGTGACCGCAATGCCGTCACCGGCGGCACTAGGGTTCTGTCGGACTGGATCAAGGTGAAGATTACAGCCAATCCGGGTGAAACGTTTCTAGATCGCATGATCAGCCTGGTCGAAGGGGCTAAGCGTCGGAAAACTCCGAATGAAATAGCCTTAACCACATTGTTGCTCGGTTTGACCATTGTCTTCTTACTGGCAGTTGCTACTTTAGAGGCTTATGCCATCTACTCCGGAGCAACGTTATCCATCCCTGTGCTTGCTGCTCTGCTGGTTTGTTTGATCCCTACCACCATCGGAGGCTTGCTCAGTGCTATTGGTATAGCCGGAATGGATCGTCTGTTAAAGCGAAATGTCTTAGCAATGTCCGGCCGGGCAGTGGAAGCGGCTGGTGATGTGGGGGTATTGCTTTTGGATAAGACCGGAACTATTACCCTTGGGAACAGGATGGCCACGGAATTTGTACCCGCTCCAGGTGAATCACCGGAAAAGTTAGCCGATGCCGCCCAATTGTCATCTCTCGCGGACGAGACCCCTGAAGGCCGAAGTATTGTAATCTTGGCCAAGGAAAAATTTAACCTAAGAGAACGAGACATCACTGATTTAGGAGCAAATTTTGTTCCCTTCAGCGCCCAAACCCGGATGAGTGGGGTTGATTTACAGGGTCGTGAAATCCGCAAAGGAGCTATGGACACAATTGAAAAATACTTGCGTGAAAAAGGGGGAGAAATGGCCCCTGAGGTGAAAGCAGCCATTGAGGGGATCGCTAAAAAAGGTGGCACTCCGCTAGTTGTGGCAGAGGGAAATCAAGCTTTAGGCGTCATTTACCTTAAAGACGTCGTTAAGGGTGGAATTAATGAACGGTTTGCTCAACTTCGCCGCATGGGTATTGCGACAGTGATGATTACCGGGGATAACCCATTAACTGCGGCCGCAATTGCTGCCGAGGCCGGGGTGGATGATTTTCTGGCGGAGGCAACACCGGAACAAAAACTAAAACTAATTAGAGAGTATCAAGCTAAAGGCCAATTAGTGGCTATGACCGGGGATGGAACCAATGACGCTCCTGCCTTGGCCCAGTCTGACGTAGGAGTGGCTATGAACAGTGGCACCCAGGCAGCCAAAGAAGCCGGCAACATGGTGGATCTGGACAGTAACCCAACAAAACTTATTGAGATTGTGGAAATCGGAAAACAGTTGTTAATGACCAGGGGATCGCTGACAACCTTTAGTATCGCAAATGACATAGCCAAGTACTTTGCGATTATCCCAGCTTTGTTTGTAGTGACCTATCCCGAATTAGGTGTGTTAAATATTATGGGACTAGCTACACCTCAAAGCGCCATCCTCTCAGCGGTGATTTTTAACGCGTTGATTATCGTTGCCTTGGTGCCTCTAGCCTTACGTGGGATTGCCTACCGTCCTTTGGGAGCTAATGTAATCTTAAGGCGCAATCTCTTAATCTACGGTTTAGGTGGTCTAATTGTTCCCTTTATTGGAATTAAGCTGATTGACATGCTGCTGGTTATGCTGGGTTTAAGCTAG
- a CDS encoding helix-turn-helix transcriptional regulator: MQINRLFEIIYILLNKKSITAKELAERFEVSVRTIYRDIDTLSSAGIPIYASQGKGGGISLLDDYVLNKSVLSEREQNEILYALQSLSITLTPETDKVLARLSSLFNRNTTNWIEVDFSPWGSNENGTCQFTMIKNAILSRQIIEFNYFGSSGEKSIRKVEPVKLVFKVNAWYLQAFCLTRNTYRTFKITRMSDLQMTPESFSERNFEGIKENEQAQTTQIDVCLNISAEGAYRVYDEFDEEDITKNNDGSYMVKASLPRGDWIYNYLFSYGPLLEVIEPKELRQEMKNRIKIMTNKY, from the coding sequence TTGCAGATAAACAGACTATTTGAAATCATATATATTTTACTTAACAAAAAGTCGATAACTGCCAAAGAACTGGCTGAACGCTTTGAGGTATCCGTAAGAACAATTTACCGTGATATTGATACCCTGTCTTCAGCAGGGATCCCAATTTATGCAAGCCAGGGTAAGGGCGGCGGTATTTCATTGCTCGACGATTATGTGCTCAATAAATCAGTTCTTTCAGAACGGGAACAAAACGAGATATTATACGCATTGCAAAGTCTGTCAATCACGCTGACTCCTGAAACGGATAAAGTTCTGGCAAGACTGAGTAGTCTGTTCAACAGAAACACAACAAATTGGATTGAAGTAGACTTCAGTCCCTGGGGCAGCAACGAAAATGGAACATGCCAATTTACAATGATTAAAAACGCCATTCTAAGCCGCCAAATCATTGAATTTAATTATTTTGGCTCTTCCGGTGAAAAAAGCATCCGCAAAGTCGAACCGGTTAAACTTGTCTTCAAAGTAAATGCCTGGTATCTGCAAGCCTTCTGCTTAACCAGAAACACATATAGAACCTTCAAAATTACACGAATGTCTGATCTCCAGATGACGCCGGAATCTTTCTCAGAGAGGAATTTTGAAGGAATCAAAGAAAATGAACAGGCGCAAACAACTCAAATCGATGTGTGCCTAAATATATCTGCCGAAGGTGCATATCGGGTATACGATGAGTTTGACGAGGAAGATATAACCAAAAACAACGATGGCTCCTATATGGTTAAGGCCTCTCTGCCGAGGGGTGATTGGATATATAATTATCTATTTTCATATGGACCGCTTCTTGAAGTAATAGAACCTAAAGAACTACGGCAGGAGATGAAGAATCGGATTAAAATCATGACGAATAAATATTAA
- the kdpC gene encoding potassium-transporting ATPase subunit KdpC, whose product MFKTMGRAFMLLLVLTLLTGIAYPLVVTGLSKVIFPKQAEGSLAYKNGEPIGSLLIGQNFSDARYFSGRPSAAGKDGYDAASSSGSNLGPTNKAFLDSVAQRAEKVRTENELSANASVPGDLITASASGLDPHISPDAAQIQVARVAKARNLSVQQVQALVDQYTEGRQFGFLGEPRVNVLNINIALDSL is encoded by the coding sequence ATGTTTAAAACAATGGGCAGGGCCTTTATGTTGTTGCTTGTATTGACCTTACTAACAGGGATCGCCTATCCTTTAGTGGTGACAGGCCTATCGAAAGTCATTTTTCCTAAACAAGCTGAGGGCTCTCTTGCATATAAAAATGGTGAACCTATAGGTTCTCTCCTAATCGGACAAAACTTTAGCGATGCACGCTATTTTTCTGGTCGTCCCTCAGCAGCAGGCAAGGATGGATACGATGCAGCCAGTTCAAGTGGTTCTAATTTAGGACCAACGAATAAAGCGTTTTTAGACTCTGTAGCCCAACGAGCAGAAAAGGTGAGAACAGAGAACGAGTTATCTGCGAATGCTTCCGTTCCTGGAGACTTGATTACAGCTTCAGCTAGCGGCTTGGATCCACATATTAGTCCAGATGCTGCTCAAATTCAAGTAGCTAGGGTAGCCAAAGCCAGAAATTTAAGCGTTCAACAGGTTCAGGCACTTGTAGACCAGTATACTGAGGGTAGGCAGTTCGGATTTTTAGGTGAACCACGGGTAAACGTGTTAAACATAAACATCGCTTTAGATTCTTTATAA